One Baekduia alba genomic window, TCGACTCGTGGATCGTCAGCCACAGGTTGCTCGGGTGGATCACGAGGTCGTAGCGGCCGGCCTCGACGCTCGGCGCGGCCGCGTGCTCGCGCAGCAGCGCCGGCAGCGCGTCGATCTCGGCGTCCCAGTCCCAGCCGGTGCCGGTCATGTACTCCCAGCCGCGGCCGGCCGGCGGCGCCAGCGTGCGCATCGAGGCGGGCCCCGCGATCGCGACCAGCTCGGGATGCAGCCGCACCCGCTGCTGCGTCGTCGTCGTGCCGGCCGTGTCGGCGTAGTGCTTGTTCTCGAGGACCTGGACGAGCGAGGCGTCGACGTGGTCGACGCCATCGGCCGCCAGCAGCCGGCGCGACAGCTGCGCCAGGCGCTCGACGCGCTCGGCCAGCGGCACGGCGAACGGGTCGACGTCGTAGTCCGAGACCCAGACCGCGTCGGCGTGGACGGGCTCGGGCGCCAGCACCGCGGGCACCCGGCTGAGCGCGCCGCCCAAGCGCGCGACCCCGACCGCGCGCTCGGCCAGCTCGGCCGCCGCGGCCACCGTGCACGTCGTGCCGCTCGCGAAGCCCCACGCGCCGTCGTGGACGACGCGCACCGCGAGGCCCAGCTCCTCGCCGTCGCGGGCGGACTCCAGCGCGCCGTCGCGCAGCCGCAGCGTCTGCTGGCGCATGCGCTGCAGCCGGACGTCGGCGTGGTCGGCGCCGAGCGCGACGGCGCGCTCCAGCGCGGCGTCGGCGAGCGCCCGCATCGGGAGCGCCAGGAAGGCTGGGTCGACGTCGCGCACGGCTCCGGATCCTGCCGGGCCGACCCGCCCGCGAGGTGGTCGCGTCGGCCGAAGCCGCCCCGCCGCGTTCGTCGCCGCGCACCGGGGCGCGCCCGGAGCGCGTGGGTACGCTCCCGGCCGTGGCCGACCCTGGGCGCATCGACGAGCTGGCCGGCGTGCTGGACGCCGCGATCCCCGACGCGATGGCGAGCGCCGCCGTCCCGGGACTGGCGATCGGCCTGTGCGACGCGAGCGGGCCGCTGTGGTCGGCCGGCTACGGGACGACGCGCCGCGACGGCGACGTGCCGATCGCCACCGACACGCGGTTCAGCGTGCAGTCCACGTCGAAGCTCGCGACGGCCACGGCCGTGCTGCTCGCCGTCGAGGCCGGGCTGCTGCACCTCGACGCGCCGATCGCGACCGCCGTCCCCGACTTCGCCGTCCACAGCGTGTTCGAGGAGGACCCGGGCGCGCGCATCACGCTGCGCCACCTGCTCGGCCACACCGCCGGCTTCACGCACGAGACGGCCAACGGGTCCAACCACGACGTCGGCGACGGCGACTTCGACGCGCACTGCCGGAGCATCTTCGCCACCTGGCTGCGGTTCCCGGTCGGCCACCACTTCGAGTACTCCAACCTGGGCATCGACCTCGCCGGGTACGCGCTGCGCCAGGCGGTGGGCCGGCCCTTCGCCGACGCCGCCCGGGAGCTGCTGCTGGAGCCGCTGGGCATGGCGCGCGCCACGTTCGACGCCGCGGTCGTCGCGGCCGACCCCGGCCGCGCCGTCGGCCACTGGCGCCCGTTCGCCGCCGCGGGGCGCGAGCTGCCCGTCGCGGTGCCGATGGTCGCCTCCGGCGGCCTGTACACGAGCGTCGACGACGCCCTGGCGCTCGTGGCCATGCTCCTGCGCGACGGCGCCCCGCTGCTGGCGGCCGAGCTGGCCGCCGAGCAGCGCCGGATCGTCACGCCGCACCCCGGCCAGCAGCTCGGCTACGGCCTCGGCCTCTACGCCGACGAGTGGGCGCCCGGCGTCCAGGTCTTCCACCACGGCGGCTCGGGCTTCGGCTTCCAGGCCCAGCTGTTCTGGGTGCCCGCGCTGGAGGTCGGCGCCGTGATCCTCACCAACTCGTTCGACCACAACCTGCAGAACGAGCTGGCCCGACGGATCGTCGCCGCGCTCGCGCCCGACCGCGGGCCCGCCGCGCCGCCCTTCCCTGCCGGCGGCCGCGTCGACCGCGACGACGTCGCCGGCGAGTACGTCGGGCGCAACGAGGACCGCGCGGCGGTCACGGTCGTCGCCGGCGGCCTGCGGATCGACGGCGCCCCGGCCGCGGCCGCGCGCTACCGCTTCCTGCCCGGCCGCGCCGGCGCCGGCACCTACATGGTGGACCTGCGCAACGGCGACGTCCGCTACCGCAACGATGCGGCGCGCACCCCGCCGTCGACCCTGGACCCGGCGCGCGCCGGGACCTACACGATGAGCAGCTGGGGCGTGCCGACCGCGGAGTACGAGCTCGCGCAGGACGGCGCGTCGCCGGCGCTGCGCCGCGTCGGCTCCGACGTCGCGCTGCGGCTCGCGCCGATCGGGACCGGCCTGTACCTGTCGAGCACGGGCGAGGTCCTCGACCTGCGCGCGGCCACGCCGACCTACGCGAACGTCGCGCTGGACTGACCGAGGCGCTCGATTTGGTCGCGGCGAACGAGCCGCGGGCCGTGCGGGGCGGCTGTAATCGAGGCCATGCGCACGAACGGCACGAAGCTCGAAGGCGTCGAACTGCGGCGGATCGAGATGCCTCTCGTGTTCCCGTTCCGCACCTCGTTCGGCACCCAGACCACGAAGTCGGCGCTGCTCCTGCGCGTCGTCACCTCCGAGGGCGAGGGCTGGGGCGAGTGCGTGTCGTCGGCGCATCCCCTCTACTCCTCCGAGTACGTCGACGCCTCCGCCGACGTCCTGCGCCGGTTCTTCGTCCCGGCGCTGGCCGCCGGCGGCGACGTGCGGGCCAGCGCGGTCGCGACGACGCTCGCGCCCTTCCACGGCCATCGCATGGCCAAGGCGGCGCTCGAGATGGGCGTCCTCGACGCCGAGCTGCACGCGCGGGGCGTGTCGCTCGGCGACGAGCTCGGCGCGGTGCGCGAGCGCGTGGCCTGCGGCGTCTCGGTCGGGATCATGGACTCGATCGACGTCCTGATCGACCAGGTCGAGCAGTACGTCGCGCAGGGCTACGTGCGCATCAAGCTCAAGATCGAGCCGGGCTGGGACGTCGCGCCGGTCCGCGCCGTCCGCGAGCGCTTCGGCGACGACCTGCTCCTCCAGGTCGACGCCAACGCCGCGTACACGCTGGCCGACGCGCGGCTGCTGGCCCGGCTCGACGACTTCGACCTGCTGCTGCTCGAGCAGCCGCTGCCCGAGGACGACGTCCTCGGCCACGCGGACCTCGCCAAGCTCGTGCGCACGCCGATCTGCCTGGACGAGTCGATCGTCTCGGCCCGCGCGGCGGCCGACGCGATCCGGCTCGGCGCGTGCCGCATCGTCAACATCAAGGCCGGCCGCGTCGGCGGCTACCTCGAGGCCCGCCGGATCCACGACGTGTGCGCCGCCCACGGCGTCCCGGTCTGGTGCGGCGGGATGATCGAGACGGGCCTGGGCCGCGCCGCGAACGTCGCGCTCGCCGGGCTGCCGGGCTTCAGCCTGCCGGGCGACACGTCGGGGTCGGATCGCTTCTTCGCCACCGACATCACCGAGCCGTTCGTGCTCGACGACGGCCACCTGCCGGTCCCGACCGGGCCCGGGCTCGGGGTGACGCCGATCGCCGACCGGCTCGCCGAGGTCACGGCCTCCACGGAGTGGCTCGCAGCTTAGTGTCGTGAGGTCTTCGTCCGTCAGGACGAACGGTCGAGGCGAAGTTGTGCCTTGCGACAGTTGCGCTCGGCGCCACCGTGGGTAGGTTCCACCCGTGCTCGCACCTCTCGCTGAGCAGCGTCGCGCATCCCTCGGGCGGGTTCTCGAGGACCTGGGCGGCACCGTCCTCGAGGTCCTGTCCGGTGACGCCGACCCGCCGGGCGACATCGACGGCATCGTCATCCACGACCCCGCCGACGAGCCGACGCACGCCCGCGGCGCGCTCGTCCTCGGCGTCGGCATCCAGACGCGCGAGCAGACCGTCGCGCTCCTCGACGGCCTCGGACCGCGCGCCTGCATCGGGCTGATCGTGCGCGGCGGCGTCGCGGTCGACCCCGACGTCGAGGCCGCCGTCGCGCGCACCGGCGTCACGCTCATCGGGCTCTCGGAGGGCACGTCCTGGACGCGGCTCGCCGCGCTGCTGCGCGCCGTGCTGGCCCAGGACGGCTTCGGCAAGACCGGCGAGGAGACGCTCGGCGGCATCCCGTCGGGCGACCTCTTCGCCCTGGCCAACGCGATCGCCGCGCTGCTCGACGCGCCCGTGACGATCGAGGACCGTCGCTCCCGCGTGCTCGCGTTCTCCGGGCGCCAGGACGAGGCCGACCCGTCGCGCATCGGGACGATCATCAACCGCGAGGTGTCGGTCGCGCGCACCGACGACCTCGAAGGCCGCGGCGTCTTCCGCGAGCTCTTCAGCACCGACGAGCCGCTGTGGGTCGACCCGCCGGCCAGCGGCCTGGAGGGCTTCACGATGCCGCGCGTCGCGCTCGCCGTCCGCGCCGGCGACGAGATCCTGGGCTCGATCTGGGCGGCGGTGGAGCAGCCGCTGTCCGACGAGCGGATGCGGACCTTCAGGGACATCGGCCCGCTCGTCGCGGTCCATCTGCTCAGCGAGCGCGCCGGCGCCGACGTCGAGCGCCGGCTGCGCGCCGACCTCGTGGCCACCGCGCTGGAGGGCGGGCCGGGCGCCGCCGACGCCGCCAGCCGGCTCGGCGTCGGCCACCAGCCCGCGATCGTCCTGGCCCAGACGCTGGACGACGACGCCGCGCCCGAGGCGCCGCACGCCGACCAGGTCGCGACGCGGCGCCGGATCGCCGACGCGTTCGCCATGCACCTCACCGTCGCCGCGCCCGGCTCGGCCACCGCGCAGGTCGGCGACGTCGCCTACGGGATCGTCCCGGTCGCCGGCGCGCCGGGCGACGCCGAGCGCAGCGCCACGCGCCTGGCCAACGAGTTCCTGCAGCGGATGGACAAGCAGGCCCACGCCGTCATCGGGATCGGGACCGTCGCGGCCAGCGCCGGCGCGCTGGCCCGCTCGCGCGACGGCGCCGACCGCGCGCTGCGCGTCGTGCGCTCCAAGCGCACCAGCCGGCGCGTGGCCGCGATCGCCGACGTCGGCCTCGACGCGCTGCTGATGGAGTTCGGCGACATGATGGCCGCGCGCGGCGACACGCTGACCGGCCCCGTCTCCCGCCTCGCCGAGTACGACGCCAAGCACAGCACGTTCCTGGTCGAGACGCTGCGGGCCTGGCTCGACGCGTTCGGCAACGTCATCGAGGCGGCGCAGACGATGTGGGTCCATCCCAACACGTTCCGCTACCGCCTGCGCCGGCTCGTGGAGGTGGGCGAGATCGACCTCGACGACGCCGACACGCGGCTGTCGGTCATGCTGCAGCTGCGGCTGCTGCCCAAGGACTAGCACTTGGTCGCCGCGGCCAGGCGGGCTCTGACCGGATCGTCGGCGCCGACGAATCCGGGCCGCCGCCGCGGTGCGACGATCAAGACCATGTCGTACCCCGAGGAGCGCCCATGCCCCGCCGCCTGACCGCCGACGACCTCGCCGCGATCGCGGTGCCCGAGAGCCCGGCGCTCTCCCCGGACGGCACGCGCGTCGTCTACGTCCTGCGCCAGGCCGACCTCGACGCCGACCGCGACGTCCGCCGGCTCTGGAC contains:
- a CDS encoding TldD/PmbA family protein; the protein is MRALADAALERAVALGADHADVRLQRMRQQTLRLRDGALESARDGEELGLAVRVVHDGAWGFASGTTCTVAAAAELAERAVGVARLGGALSRVPAVLAPEPVHADAVWVSDYDVDPFAVPLAERVERLAQLSRRLLAADGVDHVDASLVQVLENKHYADTAGTTTTQQRVRLHPELVAIAGPASMRTLAPPAGRGWEYMTGTGWDWDAEIDALPALLREHAAAPSVEAGRYDLVIHPSNLWLTIHESIAHATELDRVLGHEAAFAGTSFATFDQLGTLRYGSPLMHVTGDRTAPHGLATVGYDDEGVAAQAFDIVRDGVLVGYQLDRQMAQTRALGRSNGCAYADSAQRAPLQRMPNVSLRPAPGGPSTEELIGRVERGIYVVGNASWSIDMQRLNFQFTGQQFHRIQDGRLAGQLRDVAYQATTTDFWASLEAVGGPETYMLCGTIACGKGQPGQAAAVSHGSPSALFRGVNVLNTRAGA
- a CDS encoding serine hydrolase domain-containing protein, coding for MADPGRIDELAGVLDAAIPDAMASAAVPGLAIGLCDASGPLWSAGYGTTRRDGDVPIATDTRFSVQSTSKLATATAVLLAVEAGLLHLDAPIATAVPDFAVHSVFEEDPGARITLRHLLGHTAGFTHETANGSNHDVGDGDFDAHCRSIFATWLRFPVGHHFEYSNLGIDLAGYALRQAVGRPFADAARELLLEPLGMARATFDAAVVAADPGRAVGHWRPFAAAGRELPVAVPMVASGGLYTSVDDALALVAMLLRDGAPLLAAELAAEQRRIVTPHPGQQLGYGLGLYADEWAPGVQVFHHGGSGFGFQAQLFWVPALEVGAVILTNSFDHNLQNELARRIVAALAPDRGPAAPPFPAGGRVDRDDVAGEYVGRNEDRAAVTVVAGGLRIDGAPAAAARYRFLPGRAGAGTYMVDLRNGDVRYRNDAARTPPSTLDPARAGTYTMSSWGVPTAEYELAQDGASPALRRVGSDVALRLAPIGTGLYLSSTGEVLDLRAATPTYANVALD
- the menC gene encoding o-succinylbenzoate synthase; this encodes MRTNGTKLEGVELRRIEMPLVFPFRTSFGTQTTKSALLLRVVTSEGEGWGECVSSAHPLYSSEYVDASADVLRRFFVPALAAGGDVRASAVATTLAPFHGHRMAKAALEMGVLDAELHARGVSLGDELGAVRERVACGVSVGIMDSIDVLIDQVEQYVAQGYVRIKLKIEPGWDVAPVRAVRERFGDDLLLQVDANAAYTLADARLLARLDDFDLLLLEQPLPEDDVLGHADLAKLVRTPICLDESIVSARAAADAIRLGACRIVNIKAGRVGGYLEARRIHDVCAAHGVPVWCGGMIETGLGRAANVALAGLPGFSLPGDTSGSDRFFATDITEPFVLDDGHLPVPTGPGLGVTPIADRLAEVTASTEWLAA
- a CDS encoding PucR family transcriptional regulator — its product is MLAPLAEQRRASLGRVLEDLGGTVLEVLSGDADPPGDIDGIVIHDPADEPTHARGALVLGVGIQTREQTVALLDGLGPRACIGLIVRGGVAVDPDVEAAVARTGVTLIGLSEGTSWTRLAALLRAVLAQDGFGKTGEETLGGIPSGDLFALANAIAALLDAPVTIEDRRSRVLAFSGRQDEADPSRIGTIINREVSVARTDDLEGRGVFRELFSTDEPLWVDPPASGLEGFTMPRVALAVRAGDEILGSIWAAVEQPLSDERMRTFRDIGPLVAVHLLSERAGADVERRLRADLVATALEGGPGAADAASRLGVGHQPAIVLAQTLDDDAAPEAPHADQVATRRRIADAFAMHLTVAAPGSATAQVGDVAYGIVPVAGAPGDAERSATRLANEFLQRMDKQAHAVIGIGTVAASAGALARSRDGADRALRVVRSKRTSRRVAAIADVGLDALLMEFGDMMAARGDTLTGPVSRLAEYDAKHSTFLVETLRAWLDAFGNVIEAAQTMWVHPNTFRYRLRRLVEVGEIDLDDADTRLSVMLQLRLLPKD